In one window of Harpia harpyja isolate bHarHar1 chromosome 11, bHarHar1 primary haplotype, whole genome shotgun sequence DNA:
- the FRRS1 gene encoding ferric-chelate reductase 1 isoform X1, producing MAILLRLGHCNRRTGCKPYLFWQQLVLKISPMELPGLAFAVWMFICFYASVDSYPSGKIREACTSMIPCHGSSPQLSPEHTITVNGTEFKPGDNIEVHLSGPDFEGFFIQARDAEHLDSPAVGSFMLVDRKLSQLLTCGRIKNSAVSHTSKAKKKYIKVYWIAPGDAPKRVRFLATVVKKYKTFWVKIPGPIVSQPNALSPTTPLHATSEAISTSHSVSYLSKPFNASGCGSMKFCIRNPSNCDPESASCFFLSFQEEKSSVFIEMSGPSEGYLAFALSHDQWMGGDDAYLCVNEDHRVHVSTAYLKGRSPPVLDSENALEDVSWRLVDGVLQCSFRRSISLPAYKGRFNLNASYYIFLADGEASEGGLIYKHRHQPLITNGIYNVTGLPQDIGGSRSPQLIKAHGALMFVAWITTVSIGVIVARFFKPVWSHSFLFGKEMWFQVHRVLMLTTVMLTSISFVLPFIYRGGWSQQAGFHPYLGCTVMALTIFQPLMAGFRPSRHAPRRQLFNWFHWSTGTTARILAVVTMFLGVDLPALDLPDPWDTYTMVGFVAWHVGIEILLEIHSYCLIRKVEVIEDDRVQILQSLTSAEAEGRLFKQVVLTIYVCGNIVFLIAFLAAINHI from the exons CCTTATCTCTTCTGGCAGCAACTTGTTTTGAAGATTTCACCG ATGGAGCTGCCTGGCCTTGCTTTTGCTGTTTGGATGTTTATTTGCTTCTATGCATCTGTGGATAGCTATCCAAGTGGAAAAATAAGAGAAGCCTGCACTAGCATGATACCCTGTCATGGTAGCTCTCCACAACTGTCACCTGAGCACACCATTACAGTGAATGGGACTGAATTTAAACCAGGGGACAACATAGAAG tTCATCTGTCTGGACCAGATTTTGAAGGGTTTTTCATACAAGCCCGGGATGCAGAACACCTGGATAGCCCTGCAGTTGGTTCTTTCATGTTAGTTGACCGGAAACTTTCTCAGCTTCTGACATGTGGCCGTATCAAG AATTCAGCTGTCAGTCacacaagtaaagcaaaaaagaaatacataaaagtttATTGGATTGCTCCTGGAGATGCACCAAAACGTGTACGGTTTCT AGCCACAGTTGTGAAGAAATACAAGACTTTCTGGGTGAAGATTCCTGGTCCCATTGTTTCTCAGCCTAATGCACTGTCCCCAACAACACCCTTGCATGCAACATCAGAGGCTATATCAACTTCACATTCGGTTTCCTACTTATCAAAGCCA TTTAATGCATCAGGTTGTGGAAGTATGAAGTTCTGCATTAGGAACCCTTCAAACTGTGATCCTGAAAGTGCTTCCTGTTTTTTTCTATCCTTCCAAGAAGAGAAGAGTTCAGTATTTATTGAAATGAGTGGTCCAAGTGAAGGATATTTAGCATTTGCATTGTCCCATGACCAGTGGATG GGTGGTGATGACGCATATCTGTGCGTTAATGAGGACCACCGTGTTCACGTAAGCACTGCCTATCTGAAGGGGAGAAGTCCTCCTGTTTTGGATTCAGAG AATGCGCTTGAAGATGTGTCATGGAGGCTTGTGGATGGTGTTCTTCAATGTTCCTTCAGAAGGAGTATTAGTCTTCCTGCTTACAAAGGGAGGTTTAATCTGAATGCCAGTTACTACATCTTTCTGGCAGATGGGGAAGCTAGTGAAG GTGGACTAATATACAAACACCGTCATCAGCCTCTGATCACCAATGGAATATACAATGTCACAGGCCTTCCTCAGGATATTGGAGGTTCCAGGTCCCCGCAACTTATCAAGGCTCATG gaGCGCTAATGTTTGTTGCTTGGATTACCACAGTTAGTATTGGTGTTATTGTTGCACGATTCTTCAAACCTGTCTGGTCTCATTCATTCCTGTTTGGAAAGGAGATGTGGTTTCAG GTGCATCGTGTGCTCATGTTGACCACAGTCATGCTTACAAGCATTTCTTTTGTGTTGCCTTTTATATACCGAGGAGGTTGGAGCCAA CAAGCAGGTTTTCATCCCTATCTCGGCTGTACTGTGATGGCTCTGACAATCTTTCAACCACTTATGGCAGGTTTCAGACCATCTCGTCATGCACCAAG gAGGCAATTGTTTAACTGGTTTCACTGGAGTACTGGTACAACAGCTAGAATACTAGCTG TCGTGACTATGTTCTTGGGAGTGGATCTACCAGCACTTGACCTGCCAGACCCATGGGACACATATACAATGGTTGGTTTTGTAGCTTGGCATGTCGGTATTGAGATTCTTCTGGAAATACACAGCTACTGTCTCATACGTAAAG TTGAAGTGATAGAGGATGACAGAGTACAGATACTGCAGTCACTCacatctgcagaagcagag gGTCGTCTGTTCAAACAGGTTGTGTTAACCATCTATGTCTGTGGAAATATAGTATTCCTCATTGCCTTCCTGGCAGCAATCAACCACATATGA
- the FRRS1 gene encoding ferric-chelate reductase 1 isoform X3 has product MGMALPEGRPTCLMELPGLAFAVWMFICFYASVDSYPSGKIREACTSMIPCHGSSPQLSPEHTITVNGTEFKPGDNIEVHLSGPDFEGFFIQARDAEHLDSPAVGSFMLVDRKLSQLLTCGRIKNSAVSHTSKAKKKYIKVYWIAPGDAPKRVRFLATVVKKYKTFWVKIPGPIVSQPNALSPTTPLHATSEAISTSHSVSYLSKPFNASGCGSMKFCIRNPSNCDPESASCFFLSFQEEKSSVFIEMSGPSEGYLAFALSHDQWMGGDDAYLCVNEDHRVHVSTAYLKGRSPPVLDSENALEDVSWRLVDGVLQCSFRRSISLPAYKGRFNLNASYYIFLADGEASEGGLIYKHRHQPLITNGIYNVTGLPQDIGGSRSPQLIKAHGALMFVAWITTVSIGVIVARFFKPVWSHSFLFGKEMWFQVHRVLMLTTVMLTSISFVLPFIYRGGWSQQAGFHPYLGCTVMALTIFQPLMAGFRPSRHAPRRQLFNWFHWSTGTTARILAVVTMFLGVDLPALDLPDPWDTYTMVGFVAWHVGIEILLEIHSYCLIRKVEVIEDDRVQILQSLTSAEAEGRLFKQVVLTIYVCGNIVFLIAFLAAINHI; this is encoded by the exons ATGGGCATGGCTCTTCCAGAAGGCAGACCTACTTGCCTG ATGGAGCTGCCTGGCCTTGCTTTTGCTGTTTGGATGTTTATTTGCTTCTATGCATCTGTGGATAGCTATCCAAGTGGAAAAATAAGAGAAGCCTGCACTAGCATGATACCCTGTCATGGTAGCTCTCCACAACTGTCACCTGAGCACACCATTACAGTGAATGGGACTGAATTTAAACCAGGGGACAACATAGAAG tTCATCTGTCTGGACCAGATTTTGAAGGGTTTTTCATACAAGCCCGGGATGCAGAACACCTGGATAGCCCTGCAGTTGGTTCTTTCATGTTAGTTGACCGGAAACTTTCTCAGCTTCTGACATGTGGCCGTATCAAG AATTCAGCTGTCAGTCacacaagtaaagcaaaaaagaaatacataaaagtttATTGGATTGCTCCTGGAGATGCACCAAAACGTGTACGGTTTCT AGCCACAGTTGTGAAGAAATACAAGACTTTCTGGGTGAAGATTCCTGGTCCCATTGTTTCTCAGCCTAATGCACTGTCCCCAACAACACCCTTGCATGCAACATCAGAGGCTATATCAACTTCACATTCGGTTTCCTACTTATCAAAGCCA TTTAATGCATCAGGTTGTGGAAGTATGAAGTTCTGCATTAGGAACCCTTCAAACTGTGATCCTGAAAGTGCTTCCTGTTTTTTTCTATCCTTCCAAGAAGAGAAGAGTTCAGTATTTATTGAAATGAGTGGTCCAAGTGAAGGATATTTAGCATTTGCATTGTCCCATGACCAGTGGATG GGTGGTGATGACGCATATCTGTGCGTTAATGAGGACCACCGTGTTCACGTAAGCACTGCCTATCTGAAGGGGAGAAGTCCTCCTGTTTTGGATTCAGAG AATGCGCTTGAAGATGTGTCATGGAGGCTTGTGGATGGTGTTCTTCAATGTTCCTTCAGAAGGAGTATTAGTCTTCCTGCTTACAAAGGGAGGTTTAATCTGAATGCCAGTTACTACATCTTTCTGGCAGATGGGGAAGCTAGTGAAG GTGGACTAATATACAAACACCGTCATCAGCCTCTGATCACCAATGGAATATACAATGTCACAGGCCTTCCTCAGGATATTGGAGGTTCCAGGTCCCCGCAACTTATCAAGGCTCATG gaGCGCTAATGTTTGTTGCTTGGATTACCACAGTTAGTATTGGTGTTATTGTTGCACGATTCTTCAAACCTGTCTGGTCTCATTCATTCCTGTTTGGAAAGGAGATGTGGTTTCAG GTGCATCGTGTGCTCATGTTGACCACAGTCATGCTTACAAGCATTTCTTTTGTGTTGCCTTTTATATACCGAGGAGGTTGGAGCCAA CAAGCAGGTTTTCATCCCTATCTCGGCTGTACTGTGATGGCTCTGACAATCTTTCAACCACTTATGGCAGGTTTCAGACCATCTCGTCATGCACCAAG gAGGCAATTGTTTAACTGGTTTCACTGGAGTACTGGTACAACAGCTAGAATACTAGCTG TCGTGACTATGTTCTTGGGAGTGGATCTACCAGCACTTGACCTGCCAGACCCATGGGACACATATACAATGGTTGGTTTTGTAGCTTGGCATGTCGGTATTGAGATTCTTCTGGAAATACACAGCTACTGTCTCATACGTAAAG TTGAAGTGATAGAGGATGACAGAGTACAGATACTGCAGTCACTCacatctgcagaagcagag gGTCGTCTGTTCAAACAGGTTGTGTTAACCATCTATGTCTGTGGAAATATAGTATTCCTCATTGCCTTCCTGGCAGCAATCAACCACATATGA
- the FRRS1 gene encoding ferric-chelate reductase 1 isoform X2, which produces MAILLRLGHCNRRTGCKMELPGLAFAVWMFICFYASVDSYPSGKIREACTSMIPCHGSSPQLSPEHTITVNGTEFKPGDNIEVHLSGPDFEGFFIQARDAEHLDSPAVGSFMLVDRKLSQLLTCGRIKNSAVSHTSKAKKKYIKVYWIAPGDAPKRVRFLATVVKKYKTFWVKIPGPIVSQPNALSPTTPLHATSEAISTSHSVSYLSKPFNASGCGSMKFCIRNPSNCDPESASCFFLSFQEEKSSVFIEMSGPSEGYLAFALSHDQWMGGDDAYLCVNEDHRVHVSTAYLKGRSPPVLDSENALEDVSWRLVDGVLQCSFRRSISLPAYKGRFNLNASYYIFLADGEASEGGLIYKHRHQPLITNGIYNVTGLPQDIGGSRSPQLIKAHGALMFVAWITTVSIGVIVARFFKPVWSHSFLFGKEMWFQVHRVLMLTTVMLTSISFVLPFIYRGGWSQQAGFHPYLGCTVMALTIFQPLMAGFRPSRHAPRRQLFNWFHWSTGTTARILAVVTMFLGVDLPALDLPDPWDTYTMVGFVAWHVGIEILLEIHSYCLIRKVEVIEDDRVQILQSLTSAEAEGRLFKQVVLTIYVCGNIVFLIAFLAAINHI; this is translated from the exons ATGGAGCTGCCTGGCCTTGCTTTTGCTGTTTGGATGTTTATTTGCTTCTATGCATCTGTGGATAGCTATCCAAGTGGAAAAATAAGAGAAGCCTGCACTAGCATGATACCCTGTCATGGTAGCTCTCCACAACTGTCACCTGAGCACACCATTACAGTGAATGGGACTGAATTTAAACCAGGGGACAACATAGAAG tTCATCTGTCTGGACCAGATTTTGAAGGGTTTTTCATACAAGCCCGGGATGCAGAACACCTGGATAGCCCTGCAGTTGGTTCTTTCATGTTAGTTGACCGGAAACTTTCTCAGCTTCTGACATGTGGCCGTATCAAG AATTCAGCTGTCAGTCacacaagtaaagcaaaaaagaaatacataaaagtttATTGGATTGCTCCTGGAGATGCACCAAAACGTGTACGGTTTCT AGCCACAGTTGTGAAGAAATACAAGACTTTCTGGGTGAAGATTCCTGGTCCCATTGTTTCTCAGCCTAATGCACTGTCCCCAACAACACCCTTGCATGCAACATCAGAGGCTATATCAACTTCACATTCGGTTTCCTACTTATCAAAGCCA TTTAATGCATCAGGTTGTGGAAGTATGAAGTTCTGCATTAGGAACCCTTCAAACTGTGATCCTGAAAGTGCTTCCTGTTTTTTTCTATCCTTCCAAGAAGAGAAGAGTTCAGTATTTATTGAAATGAGTGGTCCAAGTGAAGGATATTTAGCATTTGCATTGTCCCATGACCAGTGGATG GGTGGTGATGACGCATATCTGTGCGTTAATGAGGACCACCGTGTTCACGTAAGCACTGCCTATCTGAAGGGGAGAAGTCCTCCTGTTTTGGATTCAGAG AATGCGCTTGAAGATGTGTCATGGAGGCTTGTGGATGGTGTTCTTCAATGTTCCTTCAGAAGGAGTATTAGTCTTCCTGCTTACAAAGGGAGGTTTAATCTGAATGCCAGTTACTACATCTTTCTGGCAGATGGGGAAGCTAGTGAAG GTGGACTAATATACAAACACCGTCATCAGCCTCTGATCACCAATGGAATATACAATGTCACAGGCCTTCCTCAGGATATTGGAGGTTCCAGGTCCCCGCAACTTATCAAGGCTCATG gaGCGCTAATGTTTGTTGCTTGGATTACCACAGTTAGTATTGGTGTTATTGTTGCACGATTCTTCAAACCTGTCTGGTCTCATTCATTCCTGTTTGGAAAGGAGATGTGGTTTCAG GTGCATCGTGTGCTCATGTTGACCACAGTCATGCTTACAAGCATTTCTTTTGTGTTGCCTTTTATATACCGAGGAGGTTGGAGCCAA CAAGCAGGTTTTCATCCCTATCTCGGCTGTACTGTGATGGCTCTGACAATCTTTCAACCACTTATGGCAGGTTTCAGACCATCTCGTCATGCACCAAG gAGGCAATTGTTTAACTGGTTTCACTGGAGTACTGGTACAACAGCTAGAATACTAGCTG TCGTGACTATGTTCTTGGGAGTGGATCTACCAGCACTTGACCTGCCAGACCCATGGGACACATATACAATGGTTGGTTTTGTAGCTTGGCATGTCGGTATTGAGATTCTTCTGGAAATACACAGCTACTGTCTCATACGTAAAG TTGAAGTGATAGAGGATGACAGAGTACAGATACTGCAGTCACTCacatctgcagaagcagag gGTCGTCTGTTCAAACAGGTTGTGTTAACCATCTATGTCTGTGGAAATATAGTATTCCTCATTGCCTTCCTGGCAGCAATCAACCACATATGA
- the FRRS1 gene encoding ferric-chelate reductase 1 isoform X4 yields the protein MELPGLAFAVWMFICFYASVDSYPSGKIREACTSMIPCHGSSPQLSPEHTITVNGTEFKPGDNIEVHLSGPDFEGFFIQARDAEHLDSPAVGSFMLVDRKLSQLLTCGRIKNSAVSHTSKAKKKYIKVYWIAPGDAPKRVRFLATVVKKYKTFWVKIPGPIVSQPNALSPTTPLHATSEAISTSHSVSYLSKPFNASGCGSMKFCIRNPSNCDPESASCFFLSFQEEKSSVFIEMSGPSEGYLAFALSHDQWMGGDDAYLCVNEDHRVHVSTAYLKGRSPPVLDSENALEDVSWRLVDGVLQCSFRRSISLPAYKGRFNLNASYYIFLADGEASEGGLIYKHRHQPLITNGIYNVTGLPQDIGGSRSPQLIKAHGALMFVAWITTVSIGVIVARFFKPVWSHSFLFGKEMWFQVHRVLMLTTVMLTSISFVLPFIYRGGWSQQAGFHPYLGCTVMALTIFQPLMAGFRPSRHAPRRQLFNWFHWSTGTTARILAVVTMFLGVDLPALDLPDPWDTYTMVGFVAWHVGIEILLEIHSYCLIRKVEVIEDDRVQILQSLTSAEAEGRLFKQVVLTIYVCGNIVFLIAFLAAINHI from the exons ATGGAGCTGCCTGGCCTTGCTTTTGCTGTTTGGATGTTTATTTGCTTCTATGCATCTGTGGATAGCTATCCAAGTGGAAAAATAAGAGAAGCCTGCACTAGCATGATACCCTGTCATGGTAGCTCTCCACAACTGTCACCTGAGCACACCATTACAGTGAATGGGACTGAATTTAAACCAGGGGACAACATAGAAG tTCATCTGTCTGGACCAGATTTTGAAGGGTTTTTCATACAAGCCCGGGATGCAGAACACCTGGATAGCCCTGCAGTTGGTTCTTTCATGTTAGTTGACCGGAAACTTTCTCAGCTTCTGACATGTGGCCGTATCAAG AATTCAGCTGTCAGTCacacaagtaaagcaaaaaagaaatacataaaagtttATTGGATTGCTCCTGGAGATGCACCAAAACGTGTACGGTTTCT AGCCACAGTTGTGAAGAAATACAAGACTTTCTGGGTGAAGATTCCTGGTCCCATTGTTTCTCAGCCTAATGCACTGTCCCCAACAACACCCTTGCATGCAACATCAGAGGCTATATCAACTTCACATTCGGTTTCCTACTTATCAAAGCCA TTTAATGCATCAGGTTGTGGAAGTATGAAGTTCTGCATTAGGAACCCTTCAAACTGTGATCCTGAAAGTGCTTCCTGTTTTTTTCTATCCTTCCAAGAAGAGAAGAGTTCAGTATTTATTGAAATGAGTGGTCCAAGTGAAGGATATTTAGCATTTGCATTGTCCCATGACCAGTGGATG GGTGGTGATGACGCATATCTGTGCGTTAATGAGGACCACCGTGTTCACGTAAGCACTGCCTATCTGAAGGGGAGAAGTCCTCCTGTTTTGGATTCAGAG AATGCGCTTGAAGATGTGTCATGGAGGCTTGTGGATGGTGTTCTTCAATGTTCCTTCAGAAGGAGTATTAGTCTTCCTGCTTACAAAGGGAGGTTTAATCTGAATGCCAGTTACTACATCTTTCTGGCAGATGGGGAAGCTAGTGAAG GTGGACTAATATACAAACACCGTCATCAGCCTCTGATCACCAATGGAATATACAATGTCACAGGCCTTCCTCAGGATATTGGAGGTTCCAGGTCCCCGCAACTTATCAAGGCTCATG gaGCGCTAATGTTTGTTGCTTGGATTACCACAGTTAGTATTGGTGTTATTGTTGCACGATTCTTCAAACCTGTCTGGTCTCATTCATTCCTGTTTGGAAAGGAGATGTGGTTTCAG GTGCATCGTGTGCTCATGTTGACCACAGTCATGCTTACAAGCATTTCTTTTGTGTTGCCTTTTATATACCGAGGAGGTTGGAGCCAA CAAGCAGGTTTTCATCCCTATCTCGGCTGTACTGTGATGGCTCTGACAATCTTTCAACCACTTATGGCAGGTTTCAGACCATCTCGTCATGCACCAAG gAGGCAATTGTTTAACTGGTTTCACTGGAGTACTGGTACAACAGCTAGAATACTAGCTG TCGTGACTATGTTCTTGGGAGTGGATCTACCAGCACTTGACCTGCCAGACCCATGGGACACATATACAATGGTTGGTTTTGTAGCTTGGCATGTCGGTATTGAGATTCTTCTGGAAATACACAGCTACTGTCTCATACGTAAAG TTGAAGTGATAGAGGATGACAGAGTACAGATACTGCAGTCACTCacatctgcagaagcagag gGTCGTCTGTTCAAACAGGTTGTGTTAACCATCTATGTCTGTGGAAATATAGTATTCCTCATTGCCTTCCTGGCAGCAATCAACCACATATGA